One Mus musculus strain C57BL/6J chromosome 2, GRCm38.p6 C57BL/6J genomic window, GGAGCTCAACTCAGCTCCTTGTGGCTTACATGGCAAGCTCTTTACAGAGTTATGATCCTCAGCCCCCTGGGAAGTCATTTCTAAGTCTGGTCTTAAACAGATGAGGTTAAGTGGCCAGGAAacaaacaccccacccccacctcatctGCCTTCATCCCTGTTAGTCACCTAGCCTCTTGCCTGGGCCTCTGCTCTAGCTAATGTCAATTCTGCCATCAAGACACCTGTGGGATTCCATTCCCCAGGGGCTTTGGGACTTGTGACCAGGAACTTATCAAGATTTGGGGCTGTGGATCTCCTGTGGTATCTTTGGTGCTGGAGCAAGTGAGGGTGGGCATCTGTCCtgggcctttctttttcttcttccttaagcatttcattactattttaaacacaattttaaattgGGCAGACCTTTTCTATCTTAGCAGCTAATTACCTGTAGGTGTACGAGAAagatttgcctctctctctctctctctctctctctctctctctctctctctctctctctctctctttctttctttctttctttctttttcaggcaGGGACTCAGTCCAGGCGGGCCTCCATCTCACCATggaacccaagctggccttgaacttctaacccTCCAGCTTCGGCCTCCTGAGGATGAGGGATTACAGGCCTGCTCCACTATACCTGCCTCTTTCTTGTGTCTTGAATAAATACAGGGAGGGGCTACAGACAGCTCTGGTTGAGAGCAGGAGATGCCAGGCCAGCCGGGTGAGCAGCCTGGGGCTGAGTCTACCCCAGGGTGGTTGTTTCTCAAGGCCTCCCCTTGCCCAGTCTGGAGAGAAGTGATTTTTCTCATTCCCAAGAGGACAGTGGAGGGCCTAGACCCTGCCAGAGCGTGGGAAACTTGGGGGCAGGGGGTTAAAGAGGGAGCTTAGCGCCATGTAGGCGAGCTGGTTTAGCAGATCAATGCTTTAGCAGCCTGACTGTTCTGATTTTCAGGGCTATTGAGCTCCAATGTACAAGCAAACTGGAAAAAATAgctttgttggttttcttttaatgATTAAAGGTAATGACAGCAGATGCGTTCCTTTGAAGGCCTCCCCCTTCATCTCAGCCCTCTCCGTCGAGGTTAATCTAATCCTGCTAAATTAAGAACCTGCCAGGCTCGGGGTGAAGCCCAGTGCCagggcacttgcctagcatgcatgagggcCTGAGCTGGAACCTCAGCATCAAAAAAGACGAAAACTCAAAATGAGCCCTACCTACCCCCAGAGTGAGTGAGGGTGTGCAGCCTCATGGCGTGAGTGGGTGCCAGGGCCCAGGCTCCAGGGTGCCCTTCAGCCCTGGCTTGTGgtcttctgtctcagcctgtctCATATGTGTATGAATGAGCCAGGGTACTGCCCCACAGAAGCAGGTGGGCATCCCTGGCTGGTGAGGGAGCTGGGGAAACCACAGCCACCTCTCTGTGTCCACAGATGACCTGTGTTCTCAGGACTGTCCCAAAGGAGTGTGGTGGTGCCCATGATGTCCACACTAGAGGAGAGCAGTAGCATTCCTTTGCTGGACACACCCTCCGTCACATCTTCCTGAGATGGTAAGGACGGCAGAGTGATGTGCCTTACAGTGTGCTTGTCTTGTCCCTGTGACTGCAGCCCAGGACCCATGTGCAAGGCCCCTGGGGAGCCCAAGGTGGCTCTGGGGGGAGTCAGTGCACCACTGTGTCAGGTGTTTGGCTCTGGCCCCCTCCTCAGTTCacctcccagccctgctccccagtcAACATGGTCCTTTTGTGGCTCTGATCTGTCAACCTTAATGAAGTGGCTTCCTGGCTGCTGAGGATTGAAAGCTGCTACTGAGGACGTAAGTCACTAATAGAATGGAAAACACCAGAATACTGTGAGGTGCCAAGCTGGGCCTGGCCCAGTGTGGTTCTAAAAGGCTAATAAAAATCCACCAATTAATTGTGACAGCTCAATGGAAAATTATTCAATTGTGAACGGGGGCAAGCCGCTACTCgcaaggaggaggggagatgttGCCATAGAAACATCAATATAAGTTCTCATCTCAGCAGTCACAGCCAGCCCTGGAGTGAGCTGCTTCTGACGGCTGTGTGTGACCCAGGATGGGATGTAGGAGACTCGGCAGCCTTTGAAAGGGATGTTCTGCTGGCCCCAGGCCGGCACACAGCCCAGACTGAGCCTGTCCCCCTACACACACCTCCCCTTGCCTCCCCCAGGTGGAGATGtcgttttttttccctctcacacTCGTTCTGAGAAACATAGGGAACAGGGAAGTGGAGAGGGAAACAGCctgttccttctctcccttcgCCCAGTTGCCAATTAAGGGGCTGCTCGGAGAGGTGTACGGGGTACAGGCAGCCTGATTTCCATCTCCCCAAAGTGAAGGCTTCAGGAACTCAAGAAAAGAAGTTTCTGGGGCCCAGAGGACCTGGAAGGAAGAGGCCAGCATCCCATTATGATGCTGCAGTTGTTACAACTTTTATTTCAAAAGATACACATGGCAATTCCTAGTTTGGGTATTTGAAACTCAACCTTGCTtagcacaaaaacaaaaacaaacaaaaaaccccaccctTTCAGAGTTCAGTCCCCATGAGGCCCTTAAGTTGGCTAATACTACCATGGACAAGGGGCGATGGGCAGCCAGAGGGGATGCACAGGCCATTCAGTGGGCAGCTTGGTGCCACTGCTGGCTTTCTTGCCAGAGGCGTCTTGTGCTAATGGGATGGAGAACACACTGactgttttgggtttgtttgtgtctgggttattttcttctccttcattTCTCTACTTTCAGACTCACATTTTATACACAGCGGAGTGCGCTCTTTCACAGCGCGCCCCTTCAGATGTCAGCTACCAGTGTCCCTTCGGAGACTGTCAGAACTTTGATTTCCAGCTGTAATCTCTCAGTCCACCTACCGACAAATGAACAACAGAGCCAGAGGCCTGTTGTATCCACGGCCCCAGCACAGCCTCAATGCGCTGCCACTGGGGACCGGGGACTGCTCCAGTCAGACCACTGGGGAAAGTCGGAGGCTGAGACAGACAGCAGCCCGAGTCATGGGCTAGGATAAGGACACATTGTCTTACTGACCAAGACAAGCTTGGTCCTCCTGTGTGCAGGGTTTCAGGagtagggtggggtggagggaggagaggggattgctcattttggttttttgtttgtttgtttggttttttttttttttcttgaacaccACCCAGATTTCTCACTTTAGCAAAGttggaaatgaaaatgtgaaCACACCTATTCACCACCACTAGTGCACTGTGATACTCTCTCCGGGTCTGGGTTCCTGAGGTTGGGGCCGGGGCAACAGTAGACGGTCAGACGGGGCAGAGTCCACGCAGGCCCTCACCGTCCAAAGCGGAAGCTGAAGCCTCCCTTCCTCCGGCTGTAGCTGCTCAGCTCCTCTGCCAGAGTCCCCAGAGGGCCGCTGGCCTTCTCCGAGTCGGCGGGCAGGAACCCTGCGGCCTCACTGCTACCGTCTTGCCTCCCTAGACGGAAGCCGGTGTGCTCCCTGTGGGAGGCCTGCTGCTCCCTGGCCACCACAAGCAGGGCCTGTGGCTGTGGATTTTGAACCGAGTTGGGGGGATGTCCCTCAGCCAGCTGGGCCCAGTTCATCCTGGCTCCGATGTCACCGATGTCTGTGGGTCCCCTTCTGTCCAGCAGGGGAAAGCAGGCACTCAGAGGGAGAAGTAGGGAAAGCAAAGGCCGGAAGCCCCTCATCTgagcagaggagggagagagaggagggggtagTGGCCAGCATTTGGCCACATGCAATCCCTGGCCCCAGGCTTCCCAAGGTCTGGGCAGCCCTTGGAGGGATAGCTGCTGACTGTGCTTAGCCTGGTTCCCTAGCACCCAGGACACCAGGCTGTCGTAGCCACCGCGGGAGCCAGCTGGACCAATTAGTCTGATTCCTATTCACCTGTAGCCGGGGAGCTGCCTGCCTTGGTGGCTCAGTACTGGAATACCAGAGCTGCCAGCTGGCTTGCAGAGGTACCCGGGTGGCCCTCGGGGCTGTGTGCATTTGGGTTCAATTTTCTATTATAATTATTGACTCTTGGGCCGTAGGCAGAGTGAGAAGCTGCCGTGTTTTCAACTTGATAATGAATAGGTCTAGCAGCTCTGCTGGGAAACCCCACTGTCTCCCTAATTCAGGAACAAGTTGCTCTTGGGAGGGGGAAATGGGCCTGGTGGCCCTTGTGTAAGTCAAACTCCTACCTGGGGAGGAGCTAGAGGCAAGGCTGGGGACAGCCAGCACCCACTGAGCTCCCACTGGGCAGGACAGGCTCTGGTGaatgggtttctctgtacagtaaGTCTGTCTACAGCAAACGCTGCCCCACCACACAGCTCTGGGCTCTAATGTCAGTGTGGTTTCTCCCTGTGCCAGTCTCTAGGGAAATGATTGCTTCCTGATGATAGCCATCCAGCCCACCAACCCCGGGGCCACCCCCCCTAGGACCTCAGGCACAGAGAGCCTCAGGGTTTGCCCTAGGTCCTACAGCTTTATAAGAAAGAGAGCTGAATTCAAGGTAGCCTCATTACTCTGTGCCCCCATACCTGTCTCATTGTCTCGaggtccccccccccacatcccttGGTGGGAACTGTTCCCTTCCCTCACAGAGGATGCTTGTGTTTGCAGTGACCATGGGTGAGCTGAGCCGAGCTGGCTCATCCT contains:
- the Qrfp gene encoding orexigenic neuropeptide QRFP preproprotein produces the protein MRGFRPLLSLLLPLSACFPLLDRRGPTDIGDIGARMNWAQLAEGHPPNSVQNPQPQALLVVAREQQASHREHTGFRLGRQDGSSEAAGFLPADSEKASGPLGTLAEELSSYSRRKGGFSFRFGR